One Ictalurus furcatus strain D&B chromosome 24, Billie_1.0, whole genome shotgun sequence DNA segment encodes these proteins:
- the pex1 gene encoding peroxisome biogenesis factor 1, with product MLGSYGIQPVTLVFNNSKNCFLHLSPNLISLLCLRESQVLELSWVDGDKALFLSWIRGGKILSSGQEDRVELSRQLGEKLGLPEGTQGFLRPCVQVQSVQQVFVEPLSSDDWEILELHCLALEQQLLDQIRVVFRDAVFPVWVDQHTVIYIKIVSFSPSVSYGRLEQFTELVVSPKLRPGGKQLPHVPPDTEPKNQLLQRQQNAELTSSSITSSTGTDSLPESITSQPDCSQSHRGGMADLKSLLRYVFTGKYEHAKVIPEVPTIPAVFQDCVLRVCGAPPAAISHLGSSHGDVHVFPWHQSDCRSTGQPVLTYGRLSKIHSPKEVREQAKQAMEKKKSSGSQTDTDMQEHADESVVVRMICHNVEKLQLDQRSCKMGEIYSGKIWIPRSLRGRLSIDKHSAVKVRPLSCTPKVALAVSLQPLHPLAESEREEDIQSAFLSWLHALSHQPLACLTARTDLIVLRCTEGKSEFILTVLKPEAEPKQVDEIFLLSTGALYKADIQIVKEPHVSNHTPPHTADTSPCDGFPSLSSLGGVEDISICAFEHISLSLMGGPLSRELVSTGCGLRSGALLITGAKGSGKTSLAKALCMKAVEELDAHIEVLDSKKLKGKRADTVRQRLDEVFEQAVWRQPSVVLLDDLDHMTGAATTPEQEQSAEAVLHHHIAQSLKDLVDEVVGRSSLVTLLVTAQNERSLHPVLTEIQGSHFFQSFCKIEPPNQMQRVDILRSQMNCKNVVCEDGSGVLDLDDAAVKTEGYLPRDLNLLLDRAIHASAVHNRVSGNAQGVCLSSADLNNALQGFTPPSLWGVQLQMPSVAGMEQVGGLHQARQLLMDTILLPAKYPLLFSSLPIRHRSGVLLYGAPGTGKTLLAGAVAKESGMNFISIKGPELLSKYIGASEQAVRDVFQRAQAAKPCVLFFDEFDSLAPRRGHDSTGVTDRVVNQLLTQLDGVEGLQGVYVLAATSRPDLIDPALLRPGRLDKTLYCPPPDREARLEILKALTLAVPLAADVDLEQLAVATELYTGADLKGLLYNAQLEAIHSSLGPTVLADLGSGSDSEVSVSSLIFLNHSSGSDDSAGETEAGMETSAVALEHSEIPTEDFNHNIWRLYFGSSFELELGHHSPSELNSQCMSVPNSTTHELTGTSVRDVTFLRGPALMSSVQQGFQELNLEQSEHLRADLNTIKSSYHRSPEDSSLGQTGPIKPVVLICQSHLTSALANTRASISRQDWRRYTDLYESFGALREGKSQNAVLFTPGQRVTLA from the exons ATGTTAGGCAGTTATGGGATTCAGCCAGTTACACTGGTGTTTAACAACTCTAAAAACTGCTTTCTTCACCTGTCACCCAACTTAATCTCTCTGCTCTGTCTCCGGGAG AGTCAGGTGTTGGAGTTGTCTTGGGTTGATGGTGATAAAGCCCTGTTCTTAAGCTGGATCAGAGGCGGGAAGATATTATCCTCAGGGCAGGAGGACAGGGTTGAGCTCAGCAGGCAGCTGGGAGAGAAGCTCGGGTTACCTGAAGGAACACAG ggCTTCTTGAGGCCATGTGTTCAGGTGCAGTCAGTGCAGCAGGTGTTTGTGGAGCCTCTCTCCTCAGATGACTGGGAAATCCTG GAGCTTCACTGCTTGGCTCTTGAACAGCAACTTTTAGACCAGATCCGAGTGGTCTTCAGGGACGCAGTGTTCCCCGTGTGGGTGGACCAACACACTGTCATCTACATCAAGATAG TCTCcttctctccgtctgtctcatACGGCCGATTGGAGCAGTTCACCGAGCTGGTTGTCTCCCCCAAACTTCGACCTGGAGGCAAGCAACTTCCTCATGTTCCCCCAGATACTGAACCAAAGAACCAACTTCTGCAAAGGCAGCAGAATGCTGAGCTCACATCCTCATCCATTACCTCCTCCACTGGAACCGACTCTCTCCCCGAGTCCATTACCAGTCAACCAGATTGCAGTCAGAGTCATCGGGGTGGAATGGCTGATCTGAAGAGTCTGTTAAGATACGTGTTCACAGGAAAATATGAGCATGCGAAGGTGATTCCTGAAGTTCCTACTATTCCTGCTGTCTTCCAGGATTGTGTGCTTCGGGTGTGTGGAGCCCCACCCGCAGCGATCAGTCATCTCGGCTCTAGTCATGGAGATGTTCATGTATTCCCATGGCACCAGTCAGACTGTCGGAGTACAGGACAGCCTGTATTAACCTATGGTAGACTTTCAAAGATTCACTCTCCTAAAGAAGTGAGGGAGCAAGCCAAGCAAGCgatggagaagaaaaagagcagTGGCTCtcagacagatacagatatgcAGGAACACGCAGACGAGTCGGTGGTGGTTAGGATGATTTGCCACAATGTAGAGAAGCTGCAACTGGATCAAAGATCGTGTAAAATGGGAGAAATTTATAGTGGGAAGATTTGG ATCCCACGCAGTTTACGAGGCAGGTTGAGCATCGACAAACACTCTGCTGTGAAAGTCCGTCCTTTAAGCTGTACCCCTAAAGTAGCACTAGCTGTTTCGCTCCAGCCCTTACATCCactg gctgagagtgagagagaggaagatatTCAGTCTGCTTTCCTCAGCTGGCTTCATGCTCTGAGCCATCAGCCTTTAGCATGCCTCACAGCACGGACCGACCTCATCGTCCTGCGATGCACTGAAG GAAAGTCTGAGTTCATCTTGACTGTACTAAAACCTGAAGCTGAGCCAAAGCAAGTGGATGAGATCTTTCTCTTATCCACTGGTGCCCTATACAAAGCAGACATACAG ATTGTCAAGGAGCCTCATGTGTCGAaccacacaccaccacacactgcagacacgTCACCTTGTGATGGCTTTCCTTCCCTCAGCTCTCTTGG TGGTGTGGAGGACATCAGTATATGTGCTTTTGAGCACATCTCTCTCAGTCTGATGGGAGGTCCACTCTCACGTGAGCTAGTATCCACTGGCTGTGGTCTCCGCAGTGGAGCTCTGCTCATCACGGGAGCCAAG GGCAGTGGTAAGACTTCTCTAGCCAAGGCTCTCTGCATGAAAGCTGTGGAAGAGCTGGATGCCCACATCGAGGTACTGGACTCCAAGAAACTTAAAG GTAAACGAGCAGACACGGTGAGGCAGAGACTGGACGAGGTTTTTGAGCAAGCAGTGTGGAGACAGCCGTCAGTGGTCCTGTTGGATGACCTAGATCACATGACTGGAGCAGCCACCACACCTGAGCAGGAGCAGAGTGCAGAGGCAGTGCTGCATCACCACATCGCACAGA gCCTGAAGGATTTGGTGGATGAAGTGGTGGGACGCTCCAGTTTGGTGACTCTGCTGGTCACAGCACAGAATGAACGCTCTCTTCACCCAGTGCTGACTGAAATACAGGGTTCACACTTCTTTCAGAGCTTTTGTAAGATCGAGCCACCCAACCAG ATGCAGAGAGTGGATATTCTGAGGTCGCAGATGAACTGTAAAAACGTCGTATGCGAAGACGGCTCAGGAGTTCTCGATTTGGATGACGCAGCCGTGAAAACCGAGGGCTATCTTCCACGAGATCTGAACCTACTACTGGACAGAGCCATCCATGCCAGTGCTGTACACAATAGAGTCAGTGGCAATGCTCAAG gtgtgtgtttgagcagtGCAGACTTGAATAACGCTCTGCAGGGTttcacacctccttctctgtgGGGGGTGCAGCTTCAGATGCCCAGCGTTGCGGGGATGGAGCAGGTGGGCGGGCTTCATCAGGCACGACAACTTCTTATGGACACCATCCTACTGCCTGCCAAG TACCCACTGCTCTTCTCCAGTCTGCCAATTCGCCATCGCTCTGGTGTGCTGCTGTATGGAGCGCCTGGCACGGGGAAGACCCTACTGGCTGGAGCTGTTGCCAAGGAGAGTGGCATGAACTTCATCAGCATTAAG GGACCGGAGCTGCTCAGCAAGTACATTGGTGCTAGTGAGCAGGCTGTGAGGGACGTGTTTCAAAG AGCACAAGCAGCTAAACCCTGTGTCCTTTTTTTTGATGAGTTTGACTCCTTGGCACCACGCAGAGGACACGACAGCACAGGGGTCACTGACCGAGTGGTTAACCAGCTGCTCACACAGCTGGATGGAGTAGAGGGGCTGCAGG GAGTGTACGTGCTGGCAGCCACCAGTCGTCCTGATCTGATCGACCCTGCGCTGCTGAGGCCCGGGCGGCTGGACAAGACCCTGTACTGCCCTCCTCCAGACCGG GAAGCCAGGCTGGAGATCCTAAAGGCGCTGACTCTCGCTGTGCCTCTGGCTGCAGATGTGGACTTGGAGCAGCTCGCTGTAGCCACTGAGCTGTACACAGGAGCCGACCTGAAAGGCCTGTTATACAATGCTCAGCTGGAGGCCATTCACAGCAGTCTGGGACCTACCGTGCTGGct GATTTGGGCTCAGGATCAGACAGCGAAGTAAGCGTATCATCGCTGATCTTCCTGAACCACAGCAGTGGCTCTGATGACTCTGCAGGAGAGACTGAGGCTGGCATGGAGACTTCTGCAGTGGCACTGGAGCACAGCGAGATTCCCACTGAAGATTTTAACCACAACATCTGGCGCCTCTACTTTGGCAGCTCATTTGAATTAGAGCTAGGCCACCATTCACCTTCCGAGCTG AATTCACAGTGCATGTCTGTCCCCAACTCCACCACACACGAGCTGACGGGCACATCAGTGAGAGACGTGACTTTCCTCCGGGGCCCAGCGCTTATGTCCTCTGTGCAGCAGGGCTTCCAGGAACTGAACCTTGAGCAATCTGAGCATCTGAGAGCCGATCTCAACACCATCAAAAGCAGCTATCACAGGAGCCCA GAGGACAGCAGTCTGGGACAGACAGGCCCCATTAAACCTGTGGTCCTGATATGTCAGTCTCACCTCACGTCAGCACTGGCTAACACTAGAGCTTCTATCAGTAGACAGGACTGGAGGAGGTATACTGATCT CTACGAGTCATTTGGGGCTTTGAGAGAAGGCAAGTCTCAGAATGCTGTGCTGTTTACACCAGGTCAGCGAGTAACTCTGGCTTAA
- the rbm48 gene encoding RNA-binding protein 48 isoform X2 has protein sequence MLGEGYEKTWRRPRAVLFGIHRECTNIMSNRKPVTQDQNTGREEDQKPSRAAKRNTDEKSFYGGILHVCYAPEYETVEDIRKKLQDRRSYMNRACIKSESESEKEPTRSKKPAESSAPAPASTPWGDGNRAQTETSNPNTYSGFPLLPLPPQEEAPQQCLSSWGFKSHSLQTNAPTEDKMGSLHRFISASPELSKQTTNWPDSASADKEERDRSKISKNPPSTAPRFIPRTARLENRKRKMMDNTDFLGMLDKNAPFFGPKLPEQQRMDMEDNSLNTTASLIRQTMAKVSSIPTETKTSSNTTTTTTKPRRRI, from the exons ATGCTCGGAGAAGGCTATGAGAAAACATGGCGGCGTCCGAGGGCAGTTCTGTTTGGGATACACCGCGAGTGTACAAACATCATGAGCAACAGAAAGCCTGTCACACAAGACCAAAATACAGGGAGGGAAGAAGACCAAAAGCCGTCAAG ggctGCAAAGCGGAACACTGATGAAAAAAGCTTCTATGGAGGGATACTTCATGTGTGTTATGCTCCTGAATACGAGACTGTAGAAGACATAAGAAAGAAGCTGCAAGACCGGAGGAGCTACATGAACAGAGCATGTATAAAATCAG aatcaGAAAGTGAAAAGGAACCCACAAGGTCCAAAAAACCTGCAGAGTCTTCGGCACCGGCACCGGCATCTACTCCATGGGGAGATGGAAACCGTGCTCAAACGGAAacttcaaatcccaacacttATTCTGGGTTTCCACTGTTGCCTTTACCGCCACAGGAAGAAGCCCCTCAGCAATGTTTATCTTCTTGGGGATTTAAATCACACAGTCTACAAACAAATGCACCTACAGAGGATAAGATGGGATCTCTACATCGTTTCATCTCGGCTTCCCCGGAACTTTCCAAACAGACCACAAATTGGCCAGACTCAGCATCTGCTGACAAGGAAGAAAGAGACAGGTCTAAAATATCCAAAAATCCTCCATCCACTGCACCAAGGTTTATACCGAGGACGGCACGTTTGGAAAACAGAAAGAGGAAAATGATGGACAATACAGACTTTTTGGGAATGTTGGACAAAAATGCTCCTTTCTTTGGACCCAAACTACCAGAACAACAAAGAATGGACATGGAAGATAATTCATTAAACACAACGGCCAGCTTAATCCGGCAAACAATGGCAAAG gtctcATCAATTCCCACAGAGACGAAGACCAGCagtaacaccaccaccaccaccacaaagcCTCGGAGAAGAATTTAA
- the rbm48 gene encoding RNA-binding protein 48 isoform X1 produces the protein MAASEGSSVWDTPRVYKHHEQQKACHTRPKYREGRRPKAVKVYTINLESRFLLVQGVPAIGVMTELVQLFALYGVIEEYRVLDEYPAEQFTEVYLMKFQKLTSARAAKRNTDEKSFYGGILHVCYAPEYETVEDIRKKLQDRRSYMNRACIKSESESEKEPTRSKKPAESSAPAPASTPWGDGNRAQTETSNPNTYSGFPLLPLPPQEEAPQQCLSSWGFKSHSLQTNAPTEDKMGSLHRFISASPELSKQTTNWPDSASADKEERDRSKISKNPPSTAPRFIPRTARLENRKRKMMDNTDFLGMLDKNAPFFGPKLPEQQRMDMEDNSLNTTASLIRQTMAKVSSIPTETKTSSNTTTTTTKPRRRI, from the exons ATGGCGGCGTCCGAGGGCAGTTCTGTTTGGGATACACCGCGAGTGTACAAACATCATGAGCAACAGAAAGCCTGTCACACAAGACCAAAATACAGGGAGGGAAGAAGACCAAAAGCCGTCAAG GTGTACACCATTAACTTGGAGTCTCGGTTTCTCCTGGTGCAAGGAGTGCCTGCTATCGGTGTGATGACCGAGCTGGTGCAACTTTTTGCGCTTTATGGAGTGATAGAGGAATATAGGGTTCTTGATGAATATCCTGCTGAACAATTCACTGAAGTTTATCTCATGAAGTTTCAGAAACTTACAAGTGCAAG ggctGCAAAGCGGAACACTGATGAAAAAAGCTTCTATGGAGGGATACTTCATGTGTGTTATGCTCCTGAATACGAGACTGTAGAAGACATAAGAAAGAAGCTGCAAGACCGGAGGAGCTACATGAACAGAGCATGTATAAAATCAG aatcaGAAAGTGAAAAGGAACCCACAAGGTCCAAAAAACCTGCAGAGTCTTCGGCACCGGCACCGGCATCTACTCCATGGGGAGATGGAAACCGTGCTCAAACGGAAacttcaaatcccaacacttATTCTGGGTTTCCACTGTTGCCTTTACCGCCACAGGAAGAAGCCCCTCAGCAATGTTTATCTTCTTGGGGATTTAAATCACACAGTCTACAAACAAATGCACCTACAGAGGATAAGATGGGATCTCTACATCGTTTCATCTCGGCTTCCCCGGAACTTTCCAAACAGACCACAAATTGGCCAGACTCAGCATCTGCTGACAAGGAAGAAAGAGACAGGTCTAAAATATCCAAAAATCCTCCATCCACTGCACCAAGGTTTATACCGAGGACGGCACGTTTGGAAAACAGAAAGAGGAAAATGATGGACAATACAGACTTTTTGGGAATGTTGGACAAAAATGCTCCTTTCTTTGGACCCAAACTACCAGAACAACAAAGAATGGACATGGAAGATAATTCATTAAACACAACGGCCAGCTTAATCCGGCAAACAATGGCAAAG gtctcATCAATTCCCACAGAGACGAAGACCAGCagtaacaccaccaccaccaccacaaagcCTCGGAGAAGAATTTAA